Proteins encoded in a region of the Ziziphus jujuba cultivar Dongzao chromosome 3, ASM3175591v1 genome:
- the LOC107422466 gene encoding uncharacterized protein LOC107422466 isoform X2, giving the protein MEFSSHAPLSRARVTRQLFKACLWVDMQLRTSSTTLNCGTDLLSNCTTNSHFHVPHQSTKLSFYHPLHRLNFTSPSCNSNPSSSSSSSSSISHSASELGDFNQESKTNDLNLKGIARSLTDIEESRNSKTVRESSYCKYNRSMIPKAPSFSIYNSAWNETHDGDQNPEEEMNQEGLERTVTIGDSIEAIDGSKLSCGKKSMGLIEEEQGAEEQDGIRNLDVKDELARPVSPPLHLATGLGVDSPGFGFDGDDIDLSRNVEGYYKSMVDVHPFNPLVLRNYAQFLQSNGDLHGAEEYYSRAVLADPEDGEVMAKYAKLIWTLHRDKERALSYFKRAAETALQDSHVQAAYASFLWEIEDDEEEEEYHQKLAQNQSIDALDISNGDNIEENYRKMVESNPTQPLSLKNYAQFLYQIKEDPQSAEQYYSRAIQADPEDAETMVEYARLVWQLHHDSDKASSYFEQAVQAAPSNSDVVAAYAHFLWEIEEEEDNVKQDDQIEVHA; this is encoded by the exons ATGGAATTCAGTTCACATGCCCCTTT ATCGAGGGCACGAGTCACAAGGCAACTATTTAAAGCTTGTCTTTGGGTCGATATGCAACTTAGAACCTCATCAACGACGCTCAATTGTGGAACCGATCTACTTTCAAACTGCACCACAAACTCACATTTCCATGTTCCTCACCAATCCACCAAGCTCTCCTTTTATCATCCTCTCCACCGCTTGAACTTCACTTCACCCTCATGCAACTCtaacccttcttcttcttcttcttcttcttcttcaatctctCACTCTGCTTCTGAGCTCGGAGATTTCAATCAAGAATCCAAAACCAATGATTTAAACTTGAAAGGAATAGCTCGAAGCTTGACTGATATAGAGGAGTCCAGAAACTCAAAAACAGTAAGAGAGTCATCATATTGCAAGTATAACAGATCAATGATTCCCAAAGCACCATCTTTTTCGATATATAATTCGGCCTGGAATGAGACTCATGATGGTGATCAAAACCCAGAAGAAGAAATGAATCAAGAAGGGCTAGAGAGGACTGTGACGATAGGAGATAGCATAGAAGCCATTGATGGGTCTAAGTTAAGCTGTGGGAAGAAAAGTATGGGGTTGATTGAGGAAGAACAAGGTGCAGAAGAACAAGATGGGATTCGGAATTTAGATGTTAAAGATGAATTAGCTCGACCAGTTAGTCCTCCTCTGCATCTTGCTACAGGGCTTGGGGTTGATTCACCCGGTTTTGGTTTTGATGGTGATGATATTGATTTGTCTAGGAATGTTGAAGGGTATTATAAGAGCATGGTTGATGTTCATCCTTTCAACCCTTTAGTTCTTCGGAACTATGCTCAGTTTCTACAG TCAAATGGTGACCTTCATGGAGCAGAAGAATACTATTCTCGAGCTGTACTAGCAGATCCTGAAGATGGTGAAGTGATGGCAAAGTATGCTAAACTGATCTGGACCCTCCATCGCGACAAAGAACGAGCTTTGAGTTACTTTAAACGTGCAGCAGAAACCGCTCTTCAAGATAG CCATGTTCAAGCAGCATATGCTAGCTTCCTCTGGGAAATagaggatgatgaagaagaagaggaatatCACCAAAAG CTCGCTCAGAATCAAAGTATAGACGCATTGGACATCTCAAACGGTGAtaatattgaagaaaattatAGGAAAATGGTCGAAAGTAATCCCACTCAACCTTTGTCTCTAAAGAATTATGCTCAGTTCCTGTATCAG ATCAAGGAAGACCCCCAAAGTGCAGAGCAGTACTATTCCCGTGCCATACAAGCAGATCCTGAGGATGCAGAAACAATGGTAGAATATGCTAGACTGGTGTGGCAACTACATCATGACAGCGATAAGGCCTCATCTTACTTCGAACAAGCAGTCCAAGCTGCCCCCAGCAACAG TGATGTTGTTGCAGCTTATGCTCACTTTCTCTGGGAAATTGAAGAGGAGGAGGATAATGTAAAGCAAGATGACCAAATAGAGGTGCATGCTTGA
- the LOC107422469 gene encoding uncharacterized protein LOC107422469, whose protein sequence is MSILAPFQLLELNVISAQDLAPVSRSMRTYAVAWVHPDRKLSTRVDTHGHNNPTWNDKFVFRVDEEFLHADTSAVMIEIYALHWFRDVHVGTIRVLVGNLIPTPPRTFRNPYPQLGMRFVALQVRRPSGRPQGILNIGVALLHSAMRSMPLYSQLSTSAVGYKQLMGEEEPHHHNHNRNSNTSTAANHNHHFSLGNPGLRRTMSDSSSLLGTELRAQGFMEKGQKGKSSSMVNGSEVSNNKNRKKGRSKASSVVSGSEIVKRGGKASSVINGSEILNTPKKGKIGRSSSLLSGSEVLKGKTGRSSSVLSFSEIMVDTPKKKGKPSSIVNGVEVTAEITKNGKNGKPNPIINAVEAEVPKKKAAGDKIRASPKVMPSPVAKAMQSPKVMPSPRMNLDQARRGTPLHGKSPLQGKSPFHKLHFPSPYEYGTPRKSVRGQLYLTESELGPSPSEVAAEIANNRAANDDAESSIIGAWSVDESVEGLQSKLERWRTELPPVYDRGETSTFPSESRHARRNTDGGGGLFSCFSNICGCQCSIVCGAPKKGSTRIRRSPSADKISYL, encoded by the coding sequence atgtCAATTTTAGCACCATTTCAGCTTCTGGAGCTGAATGTCATCTCCGCTCAGGATTTGGCACCCGTATCCAGATCCATGCGGACCTACGCGGTCGCATGGGTCCACCCGGACCGGAAGCTCTCGACCCGGGTCGATACCCACGGCCACAACAACCCGACGTGGAATGACAAGTTCGTCTTCCGAGTCGACGAGGAGTTTCTCCACGCAGATACATCGGCGGTCATGATAGAGATCTACGCTCTCCATTGGTTCAGAGACGTCCACGTCGGAACGATTCGAGTTCTCGTCGGGAATCTAATCCCGACGCCGCCGCGAACATTTCGGAACCCGTACCCGCAGCTCGGTATGCGGTTCGTAGCTCTTCAGGTCCGTAGACCGTCGGGTCGACCTCAGGGGATTTTGAATATTGGGGTTGCGTTGTTACACAGCGCCATGAGAAGCATGCCTCTATATTCTCAATTGAGTACCTCCGCCGTTGGATATAAACAGCTGATGGGTGAAGAAGAACCACATCATCATAATCACAATCGCAATAGCAATACGTCTACAGCAGCAAATCATAACCACCATTTCTCTCTCGGAAACCCTGGGCTTCGAAGAACCATGAGCGATAGCAGTTCGCTTCTTGGAACAGAGCTCAGAGCACAGGGTTTCATGGAAAAGGGGCAAAAGGGAAAATCAAGCTCCATGGTTAATGGCTCTGAGGTTTCCAATAATAAGAATAGAAAGAAAGGTCGGTCGAAAGCTAGCTCTGTGGTTAGTGGGTCGGAAATTGTTAAGAGAGGAGGAAAAGCTAGCTCGGTGATTAATGGGTCGGAAATTTTGAATACACCGAAGAAGGGTAAAATAGGAAGATCAAGTTCGTTACTCAGTGGGTCAGAGGTTTTGAAGGGCAAAACGGGAAGATCAAGTTCCGTTCTCAGTTTCTCGGAAATTATGGTGGACACGccaaagaagaaaggaaaaccGAGCTCAATCGTCAATGGCGTCGAAGTAACAGCCGAGATAACGAAGAACGGCAAAAATGGAAAGCCGAATCCCATAATCAACGCCGTGGAAGCTGAGGTTCCGAAGAAGAAAGCCGCCGGAGATAAAATTCGAGCATCACCGAAAGTTATGCCGTCGCCCGTGGCGAAGGCGATGCAATCGCCGAAAGTAATGCCGTCGCCGAGAATGAACTTGGATCAGGCGCGTAGAGGCACGCCGTTGCATGGAAAGTCTCCTTTGCAAGGAAAATCtccgttccataagcttcactTCCCGTCGCCATACGAGTACGGTACGCCAAGGAAATCAGTAAGAGGCCAGCTGTATTTGACGGAATCGGAGCTCGGTCCGTCGCCTTCGGAGGTCGCCGCGGAGATAGCGAACAACCGAGCAGCGAACGATGATGCAGAGAGCTCGATCATCGGAGCTTGGAGTGTCGACGAGAGCGTGGAAGGCTTGCAGTCGAAGCTGGAGAGATGGCGGACGGAGCTCCCGCCGGTGTACGATCGCGGCGAGACGTCCACGTTTCCGTCGGAGTCCCGTCATGCTCGGAGGAACACCGACGGTGGCGGAGGACTCTTCTCTTGCTTCAGCAACATCTGCGGCTGCCAGTGCTCCATCGTCTGCGGTGCTCCGAAGAAAGGGTCCACTCGGATCCGCCGTAGCCCATCCGCGGACAAAATCAGCTACCTGTGA
- the LOC107422464 gene encoding nuclear transport factor 2 → MTTPFPIPVTAAQVGTYFVGQYYQVLQQQPDFVYQFYSDASTMLRIDGNTRETATAMLQIHTLVMSLNYTGIEIKTAHSLESWNGGVLVMVSGSVQMKDFTTRRKFMQTFFLAPQEKGYFVLNDIFHFIDEEPIHHHPHPAVMLAHSNLDSKLNASTTIHEPVSNYLLGGEIHTRDFVPPDVKDNGPVDNYGFVEQRLQQVSESENILEENAADQSNGSLQNTVNSVQDHLPSSVEEPVGEPQKQTYASILRVVKGQPAPSGAPAAAVAPLHSVNKNASLASDWNHSLQSATQHPIVSSNATERSVAEAADEVSPLEDDGEIKSVYVRNLPPAVSVSEIEEEFKNFGKLKYPEGVVIRSRKDVGVCYAFVEFEDISGVQNAVKVATVQIAGRQVYIEERRPNSNIPSRLGRRGRGRASYQSEAPRGRFGSRSFGRGIGHDGGDRDYNRIRGNGFYRPSLRQDRGNSGYQASRSGTNPSELTN, encoded by the exons ATGACCACGCCCTTTCCCATTCCGGTTACTGCCGCTCAG GTTGGGACGTACTTCGTGGGGCAATACTATCAGGTTCTTCAGCAACAGCCGGATTTTGTTTATCAGTTCTACTCCGATGCCAGCACCATGCTTCGCATCGATGGCAACACCAGAGAGACTGCCACTGCTATGCTG CAAATCCATACACTTGTTATGTCACTCAATTATACCGGAATTGAGATCAAGACTGCACATTCCCTGGAATCTTGGAATGGAGGAGTACTGGTAATGGTTTCAGGCTCTGTGCAAATGAAGGATTTCACTACGAGGAGGAAATTTATGCAAACTTTTTTCCTTGCACCCCAGGAGAAAGGGTATTTTGTACTTAATGATATTTTCCATTTCATTGATGAGGAACCAATTCATCATCATCCACATCCAGCAGTGATGTTAGCCCATAGCAATCTTGACTCCAAGTTAAATGCTTCAACCACAATCCATGAGCCAG TGTCCAATTATTTGCTTGGTGGAGAAATCCACACAAGAGACTTTGTGCCTCCTGATGTCAAAGACAATGGTCCAGTAGACAATTATGGTTTTGTGGAGCAACGATTGCAGCAAGTTTCTGAGTCTGAAAATATCCTGGAGGAAAATGCTGCAGATCAGTCAAATGGTTCACTTCAGAATACAGTAAATTCTGTACAAGATCACCTACCTTCATCTGTTGAAGAACCTGTTGGAGAGCCCCAAAAGCAAACTTATGCATCTATT TTGCGTGTTGTTAAAGGACAACCTGCACCTTCTGGAGCTCCTGCAGCTGCTGTAGCTCCTCTGCATTCTGTTAACAAGAATGCTTCATTGGCTTCAGACTGGAATCATTCTCTGCAGTCGGCCACTCAACATCCCATTGTGTCATCAAATGCGACTGAAAGGTCTGTGGCAGAGGCAGCAGATGAGGTTTCCCCTCTTGAAGATGATG gtgagataaaatctgttTATGTGAGAAACTTGCCACCTGCTGTTTCTGTTTCTGAAATTGAGGAGGAATTTAAGAATTTTGGTAAACTCAAGTACCCTGAAGGCGTGGTTATTCGGAGTCGGAAG GATGTTGGCGTATGCTATGCATTTGTCGAATTCGAAGATATTAGTGGTGTTCAGAATGCAGTCAAG GTGGCTACTGTTCAGATTGCTGGACGACAAGTATACATTGAAGAGCGGAGACCGAACAGTAACATCCCATCTCGATTAGGAA GGAGGGGTAGAGGAAGGGCTAGCTACCAATCAGAGGCTCCAAGAGGTCGTTTTGGCTCTCGGAGTTTTGGACGGGGGATTGGCCATGATGGTGGAGACCGAGATTACAACAGAATAAGAGGGAATGGTTTCTATAGACCAAGTCTGCGACAAGACAGGGGCAATTCAGGTTACCAAGCATCCCGAAGTGGAACAAATCCATCAGAGTTGACAAATTAG
- the LOC107422466 gene encoding uncharacterized protein LOC107422466 isoform X1, which produces MKEEKEEEEEGSRARVTRQLFKACLWVDMQLRTSSTTLNCGTDLLSNCTTNSHFHVPHQSTKLSFYHPLHRLNFTSPSCNSNPSSSSSSSSSISHSASELGDFNQESKTNDLNLKGIARSLTDIEESRNSKTVRESSYCKYNRSMIPKAPSFSIYNSAWNETHDGDQNPEEEMNQEGLERTVTIGDSIEAIDGSKLSCGKKSMGLIEEEQGAEEQDGIRNLDVKDELARPVSPPLHLATGLGVDSPGFGFDGDDIDLSRNVEGYYKSMVDVHPFNPLVLRNYAQFLQSNGDLHGAEEYYSRAVLADPEDGEVMAKYAKLIWTLHRDKERALSYFKRAAETALQDSHVQAAYASFLWEIEDDEEEEEYHQKLAQNQSIDALDISNGDNIEENYRKMVESNPTQPLSLKNYAQFLYQIKEDPQSAEQYYSRAIQADPEDAETMVEYARLVWQLHHDSDKASSYFEQAVQAAPSNSDVVAAYAHFLWEIEEEEDNVKQDDQIEVHA; this is translated from the exons ATGAAGGaagagaaggaggaagaagaagaagg ATCGAGGGCACGAGTCACAAGGCAACTATTTAAAGCTTGTCTTTGGGTCGATATGCAACTTAGAACCTCATCAACGACGCTCAATTGTGGAACCGATCTACTTTCAAACTGCACCACAAACTCACATTTCCATGTTCCTCACCAATCCACCAAGCTCTCCTTTTATCATCCTCTCCACCGCTTGAACTTCACTTCACCCTCATGCAACTCtaacccttcttcttcttcttcttcttcttcttcaatctctCACTCTGCTTCTGAGCTCGGAGATTTCAATCAAGAATCCAAAACCAATGATTTAAACTTGAAAGGAATAGCTCGAAGCTTGACTGATATAGAGGAGTCCAGAAACTCAAAAACAGTAAGAGAGTCATCATATTGCAAGTATAACAGATCAATGATTCCCAAAGCACCATCTTTTTCGATATATAATTCGGCCTGGAATGAGACTCATGATGGTGATCAAAACCCAGAAGAAGAAATGAATCAAGAAGGGCTAGAGAGGACTGTGACGATAGGAGATAGCATAGAAGCCATTGATGGGTCTAAGTTAAGCTGTGGGAAGAAAAGTATGGGGTTGATTGAGGAAGAACAAGGTGCAGAAGAACAAGATGGGATTCGGAATTTAGATGTTAAAGATGAATTAGCTCGACCAGTTAGTCCTCCTCTGCATCTTGCTACAGGGCTTGGGGTTGATTCACCCGGTTTTGGTTTTGATGGTGATGATATTGATTTGTCTAGGAATGTTGAAGGGTATTATAAGAGCATGGTTGATGTTCATCCTTTCAACCCTTTAGTTCTTCGGAACTATGCTCAGTTTCTACAG TCAAATGGTGACCTTCATGGAGCAGAAGAATACTATTCTCGAGCTGTACTAGCAGATCCTGAAGATGGTGAAGTGATGGCAAAGTATGCTAAACTGATCTGGACCCTCCATCGCGACAAAGAACGAGCTTTGAGTTACTTTAAACGTGCAGCAGAAACCGCTCTTCAAGATAG CCATGTTCAAGCAGCATATGCTAGCTTCCTCTGGGAAATagaggatgatgaagaagaagaggaatatCACCAAAAG CTCGCTCAGAATCAAAGTATAGACGCATTGGACATCTCAAACGGTGAtaatattgaagaaaattatAGGAAAATGGTCGAAAGTAATCCCACTCAACCTTTGTCTCTAAAGAATTATGCTCAGTTCCTGTATCAG ATCAAGGAAGACCCCCAAAGTGCAGAGCAGTACTATTCCCGTGCCATACAAGCAGATCCTGAGGATGCAGAAACAATGGTAGAATATGCTAGACTGGTGTGGCAACTACATCATGACAGCGATAAGGCCTCATCTTACTTCGAACAAGCAGTCCAAGCTGCCCCCAGCAACAG TGATGTTGTTGCAGCTTATGCTCACTTTCTCTGGGAAATTGAAGAGGAGGAGGATAATGTAAAGCAAGATGACCAAATAGAGGTGCATGCTTGA